The Spartinivicinus poritis genome contains a region encoding:
- the hutC gene encoding histidine utilization repressor encodes MVTNDKPRYQQIKDFIYQNIRDRHYKPHERIPTEHELSDKFQVSRMTANKAIRDLVKEGLLVRYPGQGTFVTDLKVESPLLEIKNIADEIRSRGHVHSSKVVKLEAVSATEQTALKLGVQEGETIFYSLIVHQENDQPLQVEERYVNATAVPDYLKQDFTATTPNEYLSKHCPLSEAEHVVEAIMPDESIQQLLHIESAEPCLLVNRRTWSTGQLISVAKLIHPGSRYKLRSQAVMAE; translated from the coding sequence ATGGTGACAAACGATAAGCCCCGCTACCAACAGATAAAAGATTTTATTTACCAGAACATTCGTGATCGTCACTATAAGCCTCATGAGCGAATTCCTACGGAGCATGAGCTTTCTGACAAGTTTCAAGTAAGTCGAATGACAGCTAACAAAGCGATCAGGGATTTGGTGAAAGAAGGGTTATTGGTTCGCTACCCTGGGCAAGGGACGTTTGTGACAGACCTGAAAGTTGAATCGCCGCTGTTGGAAATAAAAAACATTGCTGATGAAATCCGTAGTCGAGGCCATGTACATAGCAGCAAGGTGGTTAAGTTGGAAGCTGTCTCTGCCACTGAGCAAACGGCTTTAAAATTAGGGGTGCAAGAAGGTGAAACGATTTTTTATTCGTTGATTGTGCACCAGGAAAATGACCAGCCACTGCAGGTGGAAGAGCGCTATGTCAACGCAACAGCAGTGCCTGACTATTTAAAGCAAGACTTCACTGCTACTACCCCTAATGAGTATTTATCAAAACACTGTCCATTATCAGAGGCTGAGCATGTTGTTGAAGCTATTATGCCTGATGAAAGTATTCAGCAGTTGTTACATATTGAGTCTGCTGAGCCTTGTTTACTGGTTAACCGTCGTACTTGGTCAACGGGTCAGTTAATTAGTGTTGCTAAACTGATTCATCCTGGCTCTCGTTATAAGCTTCGCTCCCAAGCAGTTATGGCTGAATAA